One stretch of Oncorhynchus tshawytscha isolate Ot180627B linkage group LG19, Otsh_v2.0, whole genome shotgun sequence DNA includes these proteins:
- the sephs1 gene encoding selenide, water dikinase 1, with the protein MSVRESFNPESYELDKSFRLTRFTELKGTGCKVPQDVLQKLLEALQENHYQEDEQFLGAVMPRLGIGMDTCVIPLRHGGLSLVQTTDYIYPIVDDPYMMGRIACANVLSDLYAMGVTECDNMLMLLGISNKLSEKERDKVMPLIIQGFKDASEEAGTSVTGGQTVLNPWVVLGGVATTVCQPNEFIMPDNAVPGDVLILTKPLGTQVAVAVHQWLDIPDKWNKIKLVVTQEDVELAYQEAMMNMARLNRTAAGLMHTFNAHAATDITGFGILGHAQTLARQQRSEVSFVIHNLPVLAKMAAVSKACGNMFGLMHGTCPETSGGLLICLPREQAARFCAEIKSPKYGEGHQAWIIGIVEKGNRTARIIDKPRIIEVAPQLSTQNVNPTPGATS; encoded by the exons ATGTCTGTCAGAGAGTCTTTTAACCCAGAGAGCTACGAGCTAGACAAAAGCTTCAGACTCACACGCTTCACTGAGCTCAAAGGAACGGGCTGCAAG GTACCCCAGGATGTGCTACAGAAGCTTCTAGAAGCCCTGCAGGAGAACCACTATCAGGAGGATGAACAGTTCCTTGGAGCCGTCATGCCCAGACTtg GCATTGGTATGGACACCTGTGTCATCCCCCTCAGGCACGGGGGCCTTTCTCTAGTCCAGACGACAGACTACATCTACCCCATAGTGGACGACCCCTATATGATG GGGCGAATTGCATGTGCCAATGTTCTAAGTGACCTGTACGCAATGGGAGTGACGGAATGTGACAACATGTTGATGCTGCTGGGGATCAGTAacaaactgtcagaaaag GAGCGGGACAAGGTGATGCCTCTGATCATCCAGGGGTTCAAAGATGCGTCGGAGGAAGCAGGCACGTCTGTTACGGGGGGACAGACGGTTCTTAACCCCTGGGTGGTCCTGGGTGGGGTGGCCACCACGGTCTGTCAACCCAATGAGTTCATCAT GCCAGACAACGCAGTGCCAGGAGATGTGTTGATTCTCACCAAACCTCTTGGGACTCAGGTGGCTGTGGCGGTACATCAGTGGCTGGACATT CCTGACAAGTGGAATAAGATCAAGCTGGTGGTGACTCAGGAGGATGTAGAGCTGGCCTATCAGGAAGCTATGATGAACATGGCCCGGCTCAACAGGACAG CTGCAGGTCTGATGCACACCTTCAACGCTCACGCCGCCACTGACATCACTGGCTTCGGGATTCTGGGACACGCCCAGACGTTGGCACGGCAACAGCGTAGCGAGGTCTCATTCGTCATTCACAACCTCCCTGTGCTCGCCAAGATGGCTGCTGTGTCCAAGGCATGCGGGAACATGTTCGGACTCATGCACGGCACCTGCCCCGAGACATCAG gGGGTCTGTTGATCTGTCTTCCCAGGGAGCAGGCAGCTCGTTTCTGTGCTGAGATCAAATCTCCTAAATACGGCGAGGGCCACCAGGCCTGGATCATCGGCATTGTGGAGAAGGGCAACCGCACCGCCCGCATCATCGACAAACCACGAATCATCGAGGTCGCTCCTCAGCTCTCCACACAGAATGTCAACCCCACACCCGGTGCAACCTCATAA
- the cpt1b gene encoding carnitine O-palmitoyltransferase 1, liver isoform, which translates to MAEAHQAVGFQFTVTPDGIDLHLSREVLKHIYLSGVTSWIKRAIRFKNGILTGVYPASPSSWLIAVIAIMSTMYARIDPSLGMIDTIKRTLPVSDYMTVQTQTVLSAILFATGLWLSLILMLRYILKALLSYHAWIFESHGKMSFCTKLWLSLVKMFSGRRPLLYSFQASLPRLPVPSVDDTITRYLESVRPLLDDEQYNQMEVVANDFKRDEAPKLQKYLILKSWWATNYVSDWWEEYIYLRGRSPIMVNSNFYAMDLLYMIPTHRQAARAGNVVHAMLQYRRKLERGEHAPLRALGVVPMCSYQMERMFNTTRIPGIETDFVQHLSDRKHLVVYHKGRFFKVWLYYGGRHLWPSELETQFQRILDDTTVPQPGELKLAALTAGNRVPWARSRLKYFSQGVNKASLEAIETSAFFLTLDDEAHGYDPDKLRSLDLYAKSLLHGKCYDRWFDKSFTLIAYKNGKLGVNAEHSWADAPIVGHMWEYVLATDCFHLGYTEEGHCKGDINKGLPPTAKLQWDIPLECQEVIEDSYMVAKEIADDVDFHGCLFDEFGKGLIKKSRTSPDAFIQLALQLAQFRDKGEFCLTYEASMTRMFREGRTETVRSCTIESTAFVRAMQDKNTKSAQRLDLFRKAADKHQNMYRLAMTGAGIDRHLFCLYIMSKYLNIDSPFLKQVLSEPWRLSTSQTPQQQLNMVDINKFPRYVGAGGGFGPVADDGYGVSYIIVGENLITFHISSKFSSPETDSYRFGQNIRQAMLDIRALFDQNDKKEM; encoded by the exons ATGGCGGAGGCACATCAGGCGGTTGGCTTCCAGTTCACCGTCACCCCAGATGGCATCGACCTCCACCTGAGCCGCGAGGTACTCAAACACATCTACCTGTCGGGAGTGACATCATGGATAAAGCGCGCCATAAGATTTAAG aatGGGATATTGACAGGGGTCTACCCTGCCAGCCCATCCAGTTGGCTGATCGCTGTGATAGCCATCATGAGCACCATGTATGCCAGGATAGACCCATCACTGGGAATGATAGATACCATCAAGAGGACCCTGCCTGTCAG tgacTACATGACAGTGCAGACCCAGACAGTGCTGAGTGCCATCCTGTTTGCCACGGGCCTGTggctctctctcatcctcatgCTGAGGTACATTctcaaggcccttctctcctacCACGCCTGGATCTTTGAGTCCCACGGCAAAATGAGCTTCTGCACCAAACTCTGGCTG AGTCTGGTCAAGATGTTCTCTGGGCGCAGACCTCTCCTCTACAGCTTCCAGGCCTCCCTACCCAGACTACCTGTGCCTAGCGTGGACGACACCATAaccagg TACCTGGAGTCAGTGCGCCCCCTACTGGATGATGAGCAGTACAACCAGATGGAGGTGGTGGCCAATGACTTCAAGAGAGATGAGGCACCCAAACTCCAGAAATACCTCATCCTCAAATCCTGGTGGGCTACTAACTAC GTGAGTGATTGGTGGGAGGAGTACATCTACCTGAGAGGCAGGAGTCCCATCATGGTCAACAGTAACTTCTACGCCATG GATCTGCTGTACATGattcccacacacagacaggcagctcGGGCAGGGAATGTGGTTCACGCTATGCTGCAGTACCGACGCAaactagagagaggagaacatgcACCG TTGAGGGCTCTGGGGGTGGTGCCCATGTGTTCCTATCAGATGGAGAGGATGTTCAACACCACACGTATCCCTGGCATAGAGACAG ACTTTGTTCAGCACCTGAGTGACCGGAAGCACCTGGTGGTGTACCATAAGGGACGCTTCTTTAAGGTGTGGCTGTACTACGGGGGGCGTCACCTCTGGCCCTCTGAGCTGGAGACTCAGTTCCAGAGGATCCTCGACGACACCACGGTGCCACAGCCTGGGGAACTCAAACTGGCTGCCCTCACAGCCGGCAACAG AGTTCCTTGGGCGCGGTCTCGTCTGAAGTACTTCAGCCAGGGTGTTAACAAAGCCTCTCTGGAGGCCATCGAGACGTCAGCCTTCTTCCTCACCCTTGACGACGAGGCACACGGTTACGACCCTGACAAGCTGAGATCATTGGACCTGTACGCCAAGTCCCTGCTGCACGGGAAGTGTTATGACAG gtggttTGACAAATCCTTCACCCTGATCGCTTATAAGAATGGTAAACTAGGGGTCAATGCAGAACACTCGTGGGCAGACGCTCCCATTGTAGGACACATGTGGGAG taCGTCCTAGCAACAGACTGCTTCCATCTGGGTTACACAGAGGAGGGACACTGCAAAGGAGACATCAACAAGGGCCTGCCTCCCACCGCCAAACTACAATGGGACATTCCATTGGAG tGCCAGGAGGTCATTGAGGATTCCTACATGGTTGCCAAGGAGATAGCTGATGACGTGGACTTCCATGGCTGTCTGTTTGATGAGTTTGGGAAAGGCCTGATCAAGAAGAGTAGGACCAGTCCTGATGCCTTCATACAGCTAGCACTGCAGCTGGCTCaattcagg GATAAGGGGGAGTTCTGTCTGACGTATGAGGCCTCGATGACCCGGATGTTCCGGGAGGGTAGGACAGAGACGGTTCGCTCCTGCACCATAGAGTCCACAGCCTTCGTCAGAGCCATGCAAGACAAGAACACTAAG AGTGCCCAGAGGTTGGACCTCTTCCGGAAGGCTGCAGACAAACACCAGAATATGTATCGTCTGGCCATGACAGGCGCTGGCATCGACAGACACCTCTTCTGTCTTTACATCATGTCCAAGTACCTCAACATCGACTCACCATTCCTCAAACAG GTGTTGTCAGAGCCCTGGAGGTTGTCCACTAGTCAGACTCCTCAACAGCAGCTCAACATGGTCGACATCAACAAGTTCCCAAGATACGTGGGTGCAGGAGGGGGGTTTGGCCCT GTGGCTGATGACGGCTATGGCGTCTCTTACATCATTGTAGGAGAGAACCTCATCACATTCCACATCTCCAGCAAGTTCTCCAGCCCTGAGACG gACTCGTACCGCTTTGGACAGAACATTCGACAGGCCATGCTGGACATTCGTGCGCTATTCGACCAAAACGACAAGAAAGAGATGTGA